In a genomic window of Quercus lobata isolate SW786 chromosome 4, ValleyOak3.0 Primary Assembly, whole genome shotgun sequence:
- the LOC115985554 gene encoding wall-associated receptor kinase-like 8, whose product MAVKFVMRITFLLLLEVAYGLAEGAPPMAKHSCPDRCGNVSIPYPFGIGSNCFMHKTCEVVCNENGVAAPIAFLPSIKMEVLEINISDPYVNNTYFSYEPGLIRVKMPIISSSNCINQSVAGVNISGTPFFFSSYRNKFVSVGCNNDWSGSYGGGWLQDGLQ is encoded by the coding sequence atggcTGTGAAATTTGTAATGAGAATTACTTTCTTACTTCTGCTGGAAGTGGCATATGGATTAGCAGAAGGAGCACCACCTATGGCAAAACACAGTTGTCCTGATAGATGTGGAAATGTTTCGATTCCATATCCGTTTGGAATCGGAAGCAATTGCTTCATGCACAAGACGTGTGAAGTTGTTTGCAATGAAAATGGAGTCGCTGCTCCTATAGCGTTCCTACCCAGCATAAAAATGGAGGTGCTGGAAATCAATATTAGTGATCCGTATGttaataatacatatttttcttatgaGCCCGGACTCATTCGAGTCAAGATGCCTATTATTTCTTCTTCAAACTGCATAAATCAGAGTGTTGCAGGGGTGAACATCTCCGGAACTCCATTTTTCTTCTCGTCATATCGGAATAAATTCGTTTCGGTTGGTTGCAACAATGACTGGTCTGGATCCtatggtggtggttggttgCAAGACGGATTGCAGTAA